GCGCGCACGCAAGCGGTGCCCCGGCCACCTTCCCGGCCCGCCGGTCCGGCCCGCTCTGGCGGGCGCCGCAAAATTCGCTAAACAGCTTAACATGTTAAGCGCTGTTTCATCGGTTCTGGCGATACTGTCGCAAAGGCAGGAGGTGCCATGCCCACTCTTTGTTTCTGGCCGCTGACCGAGGTCACCTCCTCCGGTCCGGATCCTTTCGGCTCGGTGCCCGGCAGCGAGGAAGCCGCGCTGGGGCGGGCCCATTTCGTCTTGCGCCCCGGGGCGGCGATGCGGTTCATCGACCTGCCCGAGGCGGACGGGGCGGACCCCGACGGCGCCGCGATCGAACCCGATGTGTCCTATCGGATCCGCCCGCTCGCCTCGGAGGATCTGGCCGATACGCAGGTCGTGCATCTGATCGACACCCCCGCCACCGGGCGCGGGCTGGCGGCCTCCGAACGGCTGAAGCCCGGCCGGGCCTATCGCATCACCGGGCTCGAGACCGAGGGGATGCTGACCCCCTTTGCCAGCCAGGCGATCTGCTTTGCCGCCGGAACGCTGATCGCCACCCGGCGCGGCCCGAAACCGGTCGAGGATCTGGGGCCCGAGGACCGGTTGCAGACCTCGGACAATGGCTACCGGCCGGTGCAATGGGTCGGGCGCTGGCGCGTCGGCGGCCTGGGGGCGACGGCGCCGGTGCGCTTTGCCCCCGGCGTGCTGGGCAATGACCGGGCTCTGTTTCTGTCCGGGCAGCACCGGGTGCTGATCCGCCCGGCCACCGGTCCGCTTGCCGGAGAAGAGGTGCTGGTCGCCGCCAAGGCGCTGGTGGGCCTGCCCGGCATCGCCCGCGCCCCCCGGGCACGGGTGGACTGGGTGCATGTGATGATGCCCACGCATGAGGTGATCTTTGCCGAAAACGCCCGCGCCGAAACCATGCTGGCCGGGCCGAAGACGATGAGCGTGCTGGAACCCACACAGGCGCTGGCGCTGCGCCAGAGCCTGTCGAGCGATCCTTTCACCGGCCTGCCCGCGCGGCCGATCGTGCCCACGCCCAAGGTCGCGAAGCTGATCTTGCAGCACCGGCGCGGTCACAGCCCGCTGGAAAGCGCGGGGCTGGTGCGGCGCTGACCGCCCGCGCCCGGGGCCGGACGCAAAAATCCCTCGCATGGGGCTGACCGCTTGGCTATAACGGCGCGCAAGATCCGCATCCCGTCCGACAGGAGCCGCCATGCCCGCCGAGCTTTCCCCCATCGACAAGGCGAAATTCGCCGCCGCGCGCCGTGCCGTCGATTTCGTCGAAGACGGGATGAAGGTCGGTCTGGGCACCGGCTCCACCGCGGCCTGGATGGTGCGCTGTCTGGGCGAGCGCGTGCGCGAGGAAGGGCTGCGCATCGTCGGCGTGCCGACAAGCTCGCGCACCGCCGATCTGGCGCGGCAGATCGGGATTTCAGTCGTCGGTCTGGACGAGGCGAAATGGCTCGATCTGACCATCGATGGCGCCGATGAATTCGACGCGCAGCTGCAGCTGATCAAGGGCGGCGGCGGCGCGCTGTTGCAGGAAAAGATCGTCGCCACGGCCTCGGACCGGATGATCGTCATCACCGATGCGTCAAAGGAAGTGGTGAACCTCGGCGCCTTTCCGCTGCCCGTGGAGGTCGTGCCCTTCGGCTGGCAGACCACCCGCGCCTTGATCGAGGAAATGCTGATCGCCACCGATGTTCTGGGGCGGCAGACGACGCTGCGGCTGAATGGCACGCAGCCCTACATCACCGACGAGGGTAATTATATCGTCGATCTGCACCTCAACCGCATCGGCAACGCGCGGGCTTTGGCGGTGGCGCTCAACCAGATCCCGGGCGTGGTCGAGAACGGGCTGTTCATCGACATCTGCGACATGGTGATCATTGGCGGCGCCGAGGGCCAGGTCGAGCTGCGCGACATCAACGCGGGCACGATTGCCCATGAACGGATCGATTTTGCCGATGACGAGAACATCTTCGCCGACCTCGACTGAGACCCGCCCGGATCTGGTGATCCCCGGCCGGTCCGTGCTGCCCCTGGTGATGGGGGGGGTGATCGGGCTGATCGGGGTGGTGCAGATCATCACGCCGATCCTGACCTTGGCCGCCTTCTTCGGCGAGGGGTTCCGCGACGACATGATCCTGAATGCGATCGTCGGCGCGGTGGGGGCGACGCTGTGCTTCTATCTCGCCTGGGTGGTGCTCTCGGTGCCGCGTCCGGTGCTGGTCTTCCGCGCCGACCGGGTCGAGATCGGCAAGCTTTTCGGCAAATACACCACCGTCCCCTATGCCGAGATCACCGGCGAGGGCACCCCCGCCACCGGAGCTGCGAAGGCGCCGGTGCGGCTGCGCGAGCTTTCGGTGCCGGGCTGGGTGATGACGGCCGAGGAGAACGCCGCCTGGCAGGCGGAACTGGCGGCGCGGGCGCCTGCCCTTGCCGGAACCGGGGCGCGGGGCTAAGTCCTTGGGCGCGGCCACGGGGTCGCGACCTTTGAAAGGACGGCAGATGAGCTTCGATTTCGACCTCTTCGTGATCGGCGGGGGTTCGGGCGGCGTGCGGGCGGCCCGCATCGCGGCCGGTTATGGCGCGCGCGTGGCGCTGGCCGAAGAGGATCGGATGGGCGGCACCTGCGTCATCCGCGGCTGCGTGCCGAAAAAGCTGATGGTTTTCGCCTCGACCATGCCCGCCGCCGTGGCCGAGGCCCGCGCCTATGGCTGGGATGCGGCCATCGGCGGGTTCGACTGGGGCGCGTTTCGGGCCAAGCTGCATGCGGAACTGGACCGGCTGGAGCGGATCTACCGCGCCGGGCAGCAGAATGCGGGCGTGACGGTGCATGACTGCCGCGCCACCGTGAAGGGCCCGCATGAGGTCGCACTGGCCGATGGCCGGGTGATCAGCGCGAAACACATCCTGATTGCGGTCGGCGGGCGGCCTTTCGTGCCCGCCTTCGAGGGCGCAGAACACGTTCTGACCTCAAACGACCTCTTTCATCTGCCCGCGCTGCCCAAGCGCCTCCTGATCGTCGGCGGCGGCTATATCGCGTCCGAATTCGCCTGTGTCTTCAACGGGCTGGGGGTTTCGGTGGCGCAATGGAACCGCTCGCCGCTTCTGCGCAGCTTCGACACCGAATGCCGCGATCTGATCGTGGCGCAGATGAAAGCGCGCGGCATCGACGTGCATGAAAATGTCATCATCGACCGGGTCACGAAGACCGAAACCGGCGTCGTCGCCCATTGCGGCGATGGCCGGTCGCAGGAATTTGACGCCGTGGTTTACGCCACCGGCCGGGTGCCGAACACCGCCGGGCTGGGGCTGGAAGCCGCGGGCGTCAAGCTGGCCGCCAATGGCGCGGTGCTGGTTGACGCTTGGTCGCAGACCAATGTCCCCTCGATCTTTGCGGTGGGTGATGTGACCGACCGGATCAACCTGACCCCGGTCGCGATCCGCGAGGGGCACGCCTTTGCCGACACCGTCTTTGGCGCGAAACCGCGAGTAAGCGATCACGAGCTTGTCGCCTCGGCGGTCTTTACCCGGCCCGAATTCGGCACCTGCGGGCAAAGCGAGGAAGCCGCCCGCAAAGACGGCCCGATCGAGGTTTATACGAGCGCTTTCAAGCCGATGCGCTCGGCCTTTGCGGGGGCGGAGGACCGCGTTCTGATGAAACTGATCGTCTGCAAGGCGACGCGCAAGGTGCTGGGCTGCCACATCGTCGCGCCCGAAGCAGGCGAGATGATCCAGATGGCGGCCATCGCGATGAAGATGGGCGCGACCAAGGAGCAGTTCGACGCCACCTGTGCCGTGCATCCGACGATGGCCGAGGAACTGGTGACGATGCGGGCACCGACCCGGCATTCCTGAGCGAAGCGGTTGACATTGCGCAAACAATCCCCACTTCGGGGCAAGGACATTCGAAAGAGGACAGCATGACCAACGGAGGACCCTGGGGCTCGGGTGGCGGTGACGACCGCGAGCCGCCGCGCCGCCCCGGCCCGCGCCGGCCCAATGACAGCGCCCCCATTCCCGAAATCGACCAGATCGTGAAGAAGGGCACCGAGCAGCTGCGCGTCCTGATGGGCGGGCGCGGCGGTCCGGGCCGCCCCGGCGGCGGGCGCGACGACGGCCCGGCCTTCACGCTGGGCACGATCGCGATCGGCGCGGTGGCCCTGGCGGCCGTCTGGGCCTGGAGCTCGTTTTACACGGTGCAGCAGAACGAACGCTCGATCGAGCTGATGTTCGGCAAATACCACGCCACCGGCAACCCGGGCCTGAACTTCGCGCCCTGGCCGGTGGTGTCGAAAGTGGTGATCCCGGTCACCGACGAACGCACCACCGAGGTCGGCACCGGCCGCACCCGCGCCATCGGCACTTCGGAAAGCAGCGACGGCGTGTTCTCCTCGGGGCGCAGCAGCGATTTCGTCACCGATTCCGGGCTGATGCTGACGCGCGACCAGAATATCGTCGATGTCAGCTACCAGATCGTCTGGAACGTCTCGGACCCGTCGAAATTCCTGTTCAACCTCGCCGACCCCGAGGACACGATCCGCGCCGTCAGCGAATCCGCCATGCGCGACATCATCGCGCGGTCCGAACTGGCGCCGATCCTGAACCGCGACCGCGGCACCATCGCCGCGGATCTGCGCACCGCCGTTCAAGGCACGCTTGACAGCTATCAGGCCGGGATCAACATCGTGCGGGTGAACTTCAACCGCGCCGATCCGCCGCGCGAGGTGATCGACAGTTTCCGCGACGTGCAAGCCGCGCAGCAGGAACGCGACAAGCTGGAAAAAGAGGCCGACGCCTATGCCAACCAGGTGACGGCGGGCGCCCGCGGGCAGGCCGCGCAGCTGGTGCAGCAGGCCGAGGCCTATCGCGCCGAGGTGGTCAACGATGCCCAGGGTCAGGCCGCGCGCTTCACCTCGGTCTACGAGGAATACCGCAAGGCCCCCGAGGTGACGAAGCGGCGGATGTTCTATGAAACCATGAGCACGACGCTGGGCGGCGTGAACAAGGTGGTGATCGACGGGCAATCGGGCACCGTGCCCTATCTGCCGCTTGACCGGCTGCGGCCGGTGCAGCCGACGACCGGGGGGGCGAACTGATGAAGGCACAACTCCTGATCCCGATCGGCATCATCGCCGTGGGCCTTGGCCTGTCGTCGATCTACACGGTCGACGAACGCGAAAAGGCGCTGGTGCTGCAATTCGGCGAAGTGACCGCGGCGCGGACCGAACCGGGAATCGGCTTCAAGATCCCCTTCGTGCAGAATGTGGTGAAATATGATGACCGGATCATCAGCCTGACCACGCAACCGCTGGAAGTCACGCCGCTTGATGACCGTCGTCTGGTGGTCGATGCCTTTGCGCGCTGGCGCATCGTCGATGCGGTGAAGTTCCGCGAAGCGGTGGGCGATGGCGGCGAAAGCTTTGCCAAGAACCGGCTGGACGGCATCCTGAACAATGCGATCCGCGAAGTCATGGGCTCGGTGCCCTCGACGGCGGTTCTGTCGAATGACCGCACGGCGCTGATGAACAAGATCCGCGACATCGCCAAACGCGAGGCGAATGCGCTGGGCGTTGACGTGATCGACGTGCGGCTGACGCGCACCGACCTGCCCGAGCAGAACCTGGCCGCGACCTATGCGCGGATGCGGGCCGAGCGCGAACGCGAGGCGGCGGATGAACGCGCCCGCGGCGGCGAGGCGGCGCAGCGGGTGCGGGCGACCGCCGACCGCGAGGTGGTCGAACTCACCTCGGAGGCGCGCAAGCAGGCGGAAATCGTGCGCGGTCAGGCGGATGCGGAACGCAACCGGATCTATGCCGAAGCTTACGGCAAGGATGAAAGCTTCTTCGCCTTCACCCGGGCGCTGCAGTTCTATGCCGAAAGCCTGAAGCCGGGCACCTCCTCGCTGGTGACGGAACCGGGCAGCCTTTACTTCGACTATGAACGCTTCGTGACATCGCTGGCGGCGGGCGGCACCGCCCCCGCGGCCGGAAACTGATGGCGGCGGTTTTCACCGCTCTGGGCCTTGTGCTCGTGATCGAGGGGCTGGCACTTGTGCTGGCCCCTTCGCGCATTGTCGAGGTGCTGGCGCTGCTGGCCAGCCTTGGCCCGGTGGGGCGGCGCCGGATCGGCCTTGCGGCAGTGGCTGCGGGGGTGGGTGTCGTCGCGCTGGTGCGGGCCCTCACATGAGCCTCGCGGCGCTCTCACATCGAAGTGACGCCCCGCGACGGGCTTTCATTTGAACGGCGCGACGCTTACGCTTTTATAGAAGGCCAGCCGGAGCACCGGCCAAGGACCACGGGAGACCCGCATGACCAAGACCCCTCTTCCCCTGACGACCCCGCGCCGCGCCCGACCGATCCTGATGGCGGTGCTGCTTTCCACCGCGCTCGCCCTTTCGCCCCTGGCGATGACGCCCGCCCAGGCGGGGCCGGTGCCCGAAAGCTTCGCCGATCTGGTCGTGCAGGTGAAACCGGCGGTGGTGATGATCACCACCTCGACCACAGTTTCCGAACCCGCCGGGCGCATGCCGGGCTTTCCGCCGGGCTCGCCCTTCGAAGAGTTCTTCAAGGAATTCGGCATGCCGAACATGCCGCAGGGCGGGCCGCAGCGGCAACACCGCGCCGATGCGCTGGGCTCGGGTTTCGTGATCTCGGCCGATGGCTACATCGTGACGAACAACCACGTCATCAAGGGCGAGGATGGCAACACCGTCGCCGATGAAATCTCGATCGAATTCGCCAATGGCAAGAAGCTGGACGCGAAGATCGTCGGCACCGATCCGAAAACCGACATCGCGCTTTTGAAGGTCGAAAGCAAGGAGCCCCTGCCCTTTGTCAGCTTCGGCGACAGCGACACGATGCGCGAGGGCGAC
This DNA window, taken from Rhodobacter capsulatus SB 1003, encodes the following:
- a CDS encoding DUF2065 family protein; amino-acid sequence: MAAVFTALGLVLVIEGLALVLAPSRIVEVLALLASLGPVGRRRIGLAAVAAGVGVVALVRALT
- the gorA gene encoding glutathione-disulfide reductase, which encodes MSFDFDLFVIGGGSGGVRAARIAAGYGARVALAEEDRMGGTCVIRGCVPKKLMVFASTMPAAVAEARAYGWDAAIGGFDWGAFRAKLHAELDRLERIYRAGQQNAGVTVHDCRATVKGPHEVALADGRVISAKHILIAVGGRPFVPAFEGAEHVLTSNDLFHLPALPKRLLIVGGGYIASEFACVFNGLGVSVAQWNRSPLLRSFDTECRDLIVAQMKARGIDVHENVIIDRVTKTETGVVAHCGDGRSQEFDAVVYATGRVPNTAGLGLEAAGVKLAANGAVLVDAWSQTNVPSIFAVGDVTDRINLTPVAIREGHAFADTVFGAKPRVSDHELVASAVFTRPEFGTCGQSEEAARKDGPIEVYTSAFKPMRSAFAGAEDRVLMKLIVCKATRKVLGCHIVAPEAGEMIQMAAIAMKMGATKEQFDATCAVHPTMAEELVTMRAPTRHS
- the hflK gene encoding FtsH protease activity modulator HflK → MTNGGPWGSGGGDDREPPRRPGPRRPNDSAPIPEIDQIVKKGTEQLRVLMGGRGGPGRPGGGRDDGPAFTLGTIAIGAVALAAVWAWSSFYTVQQNERSIELMFGKYHATGNPGLNFAPWPVVSKVVIPVTDERTTEVGTGRTRAIGTSESSDGVFSSGRSSDFVTDSGLMLTRDQNIVDVSYQIVWNVSDPSKFLFNLADPEDTIRAVSESAMRDIIARSELAPILNRDRGTIAADLRTAVQGTLDSYQAGINIVRVNFNRADPPREVIDSFRDVQAAQQERDKLEKEADAYANQVTAGARGQAAQLVQQAEAYRAEVVNDAQGQAARFTSVYEEYRKAPEVTKRRMFYETMSTTLGGVNKVVIDGQSGTVPYLPLDRLRPVQPTTGGAN
- the hflC gene encoding protease modulator HflC codes for the protein MMKAQLLIPIGIIAVGLGLSSIYTVDEREKALVLQFGEVTAARTEPGIGFKIPFVQNVVKYDDRIISLTTQPLEVTPLDDRRLVVDAFARWRIVDAVKFREAVGDGGESFAKNRLDGILNNAIREVMGSVPSTAVLSNDRTALMNKIRDIAKREANALGVDVIDVRLTRTDLPEQNLAATYARMRAEREREAADERARGGEAAQRVRATADREVVELTSEARKQAEIVRGQADAERNRIYAEAYGKDESFFAFTRALQFYAESLKPGTSSLVTEPGSLYFDYERFVTSLAAGGTAPAAGN
- a CDS encoding Hint domain-containing protein; protein product: MPTLCFWPLTEVTSSGPDPFGSVPGSEEAALGRAHFVLRPGAAMRFIDLPEADGADPDGAAIEPDVSYRIRPLASEDLADTQVVHLIDTPATGRGLAASERLKPGRAYRITGLETEGMLTPFASQAICFAAGTLIATRRGPKPVEDLGPEDRLQTSDNGYRPVQWVGRWRVGGLGATAPVRFAPGVLGNDRALFLSGQHRVLIRPATGPLAGEEVLVAAKALVGLPGIARAPRARVDWVHVMMPTHEVIFAENARAETMLAGPKTMSVLEPTQALALRQSLSSDPFTGLPARPIVPTPKVAKLILQHRRGHSPLESAGLVRR
- the rpiA gene encoding ribose-5-phosphate isomerase RpiA, producing MPAELSPIDKAKFAAARRAVDFVEDGMKVGLGTGSTAAWMVRCLGERVREEGLRIVGVPTSSRTADLARQIGISVVGLDEAKWLDLTIDGADEFDAQLQLIKGGGGALLQEKIVATASDRMIVITDASKEVVNLGAFPLPVEVVPFGWQTTRALIEEMLIATDVLGRQTTLRLNGTQPYITDEGNYIVDLHLNRIGNARALAVALNQIPGVVENGLFIDICDMVIIGGAEGQVELRDINAGTIAHERIDFADDENIFADLD